One Gossypium hirsutum isolate 1008001.06 chromosome A11, Gossypium_hirsutum_v2.1, whole genome shotgun sequence genomic window carries:
- the LOC121210032 gene encoding putative disease resistance protein At5g05400, protein MASFLEPLFSKAAEYMVDTTAAQLSYVFKHDNKFQNLWGKVEELKCARQRVQQSVDEAKRNGENIFDDVERWLTVVNKKISDQATTQSQEDENKAMENYFAGFLLDIKNRYQLSKKADEEAEAITQLLNEKDRFDRVSYRPALEGIHIIRPLKEYETFESRSGVFYEVMAALEDDNVNIIGVYGMGGVGKTTLVK, encoded by the coding sequence atggcttcttttcttGAACCTCTTTTTAGCAAAGCTGCTGAGTACATGGTTGACACCACTGCAGCACAACTTAGTTACGTGTTCAAGCATGACAACAAGTTTCAGAACCTCTGGGGTAAAGTTGAAGAGCTGAAGTGTGCAAGACAAAGGGTGCAGCAATCTGTTGATGAGGCTAAAAGGAACGGAGAGAATATTTTTGATGATGTTGAAAGGTGGTTGACAGTGGTGAATAAGAAGATCTCCGACCAGGCTACAACACAATCGCAAGAGGATGAAAATAAAGCGATGGAGAATTATTTCGCTGGCTTTCTTCTTGATATCAAGAATCGTTACCAGCTCAGCAAGAAAGCTGATGAGGAGGCGGAGGCCATAACACAACTCTTGAATGAAAAGGATCGATTTGATAGAGTTTCCTACCGTCCTGCTCTTGAAGGGATACACATTATTAGACCTCTTAAAGAGTATGAGACCTTTGAGTCAAGAAGTGGTGTTTTCTATGAGGTCATGGCAGCATTGGAAGATGATAATGTCAACATAATAGGAGTGTACGGGATGGGAGGTGTGGGCAAAACCACACTTGTCAAATAG
- the LOC121210033 gene encoding probable disease resistance protein At1g61300, whose translation MVNTQNKIAERLGLELEGTDMDMRAAKLRERIKKKKKILIILDDIWVFLDLEALGIPSADEHKGCKILMTSRRRKVLKLMGSQKMKILPIELLKEDEAWKLFKNLKKSPKNVQDCRSLLQQLQRL comes from the exons ATGGTAAATACTCAGAACAAGATTGCCGAGAGGTTGGGCCTTGAACTTGAAGGGACAGACATGGATATGAGAGCAGCTAAACTTCgtgaaagaataaagaaaaagaagaaaattcttattattttggATGATATATGGGTCTTCTTGGATTTGGAGGCACTTGGAATTCCTTCTGCAGACGAACACAAGGGATGCAAGATCTTGATGACTTCTAGGAGGcgaaaagtattgaagttgatGGGTTCTCAGAAAATGAAAATACTTCCAATTGAACTACTGAAAGAAGATGAAGCATGGAAGCTGTTTAAGAACCTG AAAAAGTCGCCCAAAAATGTGCAAGATTGCCGATCGCTATTGCAACAGTTGCAAAGGCTTTGA